One stretch of Candidatus Thorarchaeota archaeon DNA includes these proteins:
- a CDS encoding L-2-amino-thiazoline-4-carboxylic acid hydrolase → MFKRTHWAKTKGPESEFVKRISLVAAMYIELEKKFGQEKAFEIVRKIAVPIGSDEQWEHLKSMDLAGLGPMGRLMAFHDLMDLKGAPRLNTREYIEQNDNTCHFVITRCIFHEFFVETGTPQLTQLFCEVDREFFPNAFPEFEFHRNGSWQNTIAYCMVTKHLGR, encoded by the coding sequence GTGTTTAAGAGAACGCACTGGGCAAAGACGAAAGGCCCTGAATCCGAGTTCGTAAAACGTATTTCTCTTGTTGCTGCAATGTATATTGAACTCGAGAAAAAATTCGGTCAAGAGAAGGCATTCGAAATCGTGAGAAAGATTGCAGTGCCTATTGGCAGCGATGAGCAGTGGGAACACCTCAAATCCATGGATCTCGCGGGCCTCGGGCCTATGGGCCGTCTTATGGCGTTTCACGACCTCATGGATCTTAAGGGCGCACCCCGGCTTAATACACGTGAATATATCGAACAGAATGACAACACCTGCCACTTTGTGATCACGCGGTGTATATTCCACGAGTTTTTTGTGGAAACGGGTACACCACAACTCACACAGTTATTCTGTGAGGTCGATCGGGAGTTTTTCCCGAACGCTTTTCCCGAGTTCGAGTTCCACCGCAATGGTTCATGGCAGAATACAATTGCCTACTGTATGGTAACAAAACATTTGGGACGGT